One Acetobacter oryzoeni genomic window, ACTTTACCTGCCCAAGCTCAATCAAACAGGATGCATACACACCATTAAGCTGCTGAATGACCGCTCTACCTGTATAAGGTGCAGCACAGAATGTGATGTTTCCTGCTGTAATTGAACACGTATAATATATACCACTCCCCAATGGGAACGGCATTGCAGCCTTTCCCGTAAAAGGCTTACTGCAAAATACAGGATGACCAGCCGAAAGCTGACAGACCGCAATATTATGCACGCTGCTTTGCGCGCATGCCACTACCGTAACCGTGCAGACAAAATAACAAACCGTTAGGCCTTTTATAAAATGCTTGATTAGCATGTACTTGGCTAGCCTTAATCGGGATTCATCATGCCATTTTAACCAGAACAATCAGTTGGCATATTCTGGAATGATTATTTTTTCAAAAACCTCCACAAAAGTCTATTTCCTGCCTTGACGCCCCCCAGCATTATCTCTACAAAGCGCCTCAACACAGCCTCTTGTCCCGTTCGTCTAGAGGCCTAGGACACCGCCCTTTCACGGCGGCAACACGGGTTCGAATCCCGTACGGGACGCCAAGTCTTTTTAAAGGCTTGAAGGCAAAATGCTTTTATTATCAAAAATTTCATTCATATTCTTCGGTTAGATGTGGCCGCATCATCGTAATAGTGTCCGGCTTGATTGCATTTGTATAATGGTTATCAAAATGTGCACGAATGTAATTTACAACATTGGCTATTTGTTGATCATCCAGGGTGACGGCAAACCATGGCATAGCGCCCATGCCGTTAAGCACAACCGATGCAGCATATTCCGCACTCTGTAATTTGGGATTTTTCGCCAAGGCAGGAAACCGGGCACCAGCACCTTTTGCTCCCTTTCCATCTGACATATGGCAGCTCTGGCAGATGTGCTTATAAATATCTGCGCCATCTGAAAGGGATTGCGTTTTATCTACTACATTACCAGAGCTATCAGCCCATGCCGTTGTTGATGTAAAAATCAGAAGTAAAAAAAAGGGAATATGAAAAAACGTACTACGCATCAGGCCGCCCCCACTATGCGTTGATGCAAGCGCGTAATAGCATCCAAGGCAGATAAAATGGCACCTTCCTGCCAACATCCAACATAAGAAGCATGCTCGCCTGCCAGCACAATGCGCTTATCTATACTGCAAAGTGTTTTATAGTGTGTTCGCCTTGCTTCCTCTGTCCACATGGAACAACATCCCATAACCCATGGTGTCCGGCTCCAAGCAAAGCTCACACCGTTTGAAAACTCCTTGTGATATTGAGGATGAATAATACTTCCCTGCTCCAAAGCACGTTCTAGGCGTTCTTGGGGAGGCATTCCAACATAGTCATACGCAGGCGTTCCAAACAGATAGCCCCCCAGCAATACTGCCGGTCCTTTCCTGAAATACCCATGACTGGGATAGGAAATCTGGCTGATCGGCTGATCTGTAAAGCTGATGCCACCGTAAATCTGCTCATCCTCTTCCCAGAATCTACGATTAAACTCCAGTCCGATTTTAACAGAAGATGCATACGGTACAGCCAGGATTGCAGCTTTCATCGCATCTTCCACCTGCACATCCAGTTGTGAGAGAATGGAAAGAGGAATAGTGCAGATACAATAATCAGCCTGCATCTGTCTAACAGCGCCACCACGTGCCATATCGTTATAAGTAACGGTTACACCCTGTTCATTCTGGGAAATCTTTGTAACTTTACAGTTTAATGTAATGAGATCTTTAACTTGTCGTGCAAAACCCTTGCCAATCTGGTCCATGCCACCAACGGGTTGGAACAGTGTTGTCTGCATATCAATACGTTGGTTAAATGCCATCCAGTCCCACAAACCAGATTTCATGATATCTTTGCGCGCCAACACCTCTGATGGGATAGGTGCACCATTCAAACCGCCACCTTGCGCACGCTCAAAACCACGACGCCATGAACTGACAGTACCTTTTGTATAAGAAAGGTCTGGCGTAAGAGCCCCCCATGATTTCATGGCTTCAATTAAATAATGATGCTCGTCTTCACTGACGATATCGTCCAACTTGTGCTGATTGATTGCCTTGGCGAGAAGTTCTGCCGTAAATCCGTAAAAATCGGCAGAAAACTCCCTGTACCTTACGGATTTACCACCAAAAGTATCACCTGAATGCAGCCACGTGTTATGATTGACCTCAATAAACGGCTCAAGCTCAATCCCAAACTTCCGGCAATAATATAGCAATCCTTGATGGTGATACGGAATACGCCACGGACCCGGATTGAAATAATTCCCGTTTGAAAAACGAACTTTCTGTGATGCACCCCCCAGTTCCGTTACGGTATCTCCCGCACGCAAGCTGATATTACGGCCACCACTGCGGTTCTGAAACTCCAGAATCTGAATATCATATCCAGCCTTGCGCAGTTCATACGCCGATAACATACCTGCCAGCCCCGCCCCGAGAACTAGAATTCTGGTTCCCTTTTTGGCTCCAGTAAGAGAGGGAGGATGTGTAAAATCAGTTCCGGCGGCATGCCCCATAGTAGTCATGGCTTGATAGAGCGCCACACTGCCTGCCAATGCACCAATACGCGTAAGCAATTGCCGCCGTGTAAAAGGGAATGAATGATGAGGTTGTGACATCAAAAAATCCCGTCATTTTTATATTCAGCGTTACCGAACTCTGCGACAAACATTCCAAAGCATCATATGGAAAATGCAAAAACCATGAAACCATTATAAAAATTCATGGCTTTTACATATATTGCTTTACATGAATATATCTGTTCAAAATTCCTGATCTGCCTTCAACACGGCATGCAGCATCACGTTGCTTCCGGCCGTTGCATCTTCCTGCGTTGCACTTTCTGCTTCGTTATGGCTGATACCCTGCCAACATGGCACAAAAATCATGGCGGTTGGCACAACCCTAGAAACATACACAGCATCGTGCCCGGCGCCGGATACAATATCTTGCATGCTATAATTCAGCTCTTTCCCGCTTTCCCGAACACAGGCAACACAACGCTTATCAAAATGTACGGCTGAGGAATTCCATGTCGGCGTTATGCTGACCTCCACATCAGCCGCTTGCGCACATTCCTGCATACGGCGCAGGAAATCTTCTTCCATACCCTGTAATGCGCCTTCCGATGGATTCCGCAAATCCACAGTAAAGCGCACTTCCCGCGGAACAACGTTGCTGCTGGCAGGAAACGCCGTGATAATGCCAATGGTGCTTAAACCATCAGGCGCATACGCTTGTGCCACGGCATTCACTTGGTCAATCATACGTGCGGCGGCCAATAAGGCATCCTTACGCATGAGCATGGGGGTTGTGCCTGCATGTGCAGAGCGGCCGCGTACCACAACCTCATACCAGCGCATGCCCTGCACGCCGGTTACAACACCTATGGTGCATTCTTTGGCTTCCAGCACAGGACCCTGTTCAATATGCAGCTCAAAATATGCTGCCGCCGGATGCTGCCCGCAGTGTTCTTCTCCTACAAAGCCACCACGTTCCAGTTCCTGCCGCAACGTTATGCCAGTTGCATCTGTCCTGCTGCTGGCAAATTCCTCTGTAAAAGCACCACCAAAAACACCTGAAGCGAGCATGGGAGGCCTAAAGCGTGCCCCTTCCTCATTTGTCCAGTTCACCACTTCGATTGGATGCCGCGTATGAATGCCTGCATCATGAAGCGCACGCAAAACCGCAATACCGCCCAATACGCCTAAAATGCCATCAAAACGGCCACCTGTAACTTGAGTATCCAGATGGCTGCCCATCATAATGGGGGGCAGATCATTTTGCAGGCCAGCGCGACGGGCAAACTGATTACCCATAGAATCATGGGTTACAGTACATCCCAGCGCCTTGCAGGTTTGTTCAAACCATGCCCGAACCTGAAAATCTTCATCTGAAAGAGCAAGCCTACATATGCCACCTTTGGCCGTACCACCAAAAGTAGCAGTTGTGGTGAGATCATGCCACAGCGCCTGTCCATTCACTGTCAGATCGGCATATTGGCTCATATTCTGCACCTTTTCTATTTCAGGCTTTTTGGTATTCAATATCCACGCGCAACATCACATAACAAAGCGGGCCGCTCTCCCCGCTCTAGGCATGCCACCACATTCACTGCGTAACGGGCCTGCATTTCACGTGATGCCTCAGATGCAACATGCGGCGTAAGGATCACGCGTGGGTGCTGCCACAAGGCAGATTCTGCGGGTAATGGTTCGGGCGTAACAACATCCAGCACGGCACCACATAACGTGCCATCATCCAGTGCTTTCAGAAGATCTTTCTGTACAACGTGTTTCCCACGGCCAACATTTACAAATCCTGCGCCTTTAGGAAGATGCTGGAAAAAGTCAGAATCAATCAGCCCTTCTGTTGCAGGCGTTGCTGGTAACAGATTTACCAGAACATCCACTTCGGCCAAAAATCCGGGCAGATTCTCTCTGCCGCTCCAGACTGTTACGCCTTCTACATCGGAAGGCAGACGTTTCCATCCAGAAACACAAAAACCAAACCTGGCCAGATCCTGCGCAACAAAAGCACCAAGATGCCCCAAGCCCATGATACCGACCCTGGTTGTATCGGATGTGCGGCTACATACGTTATTGCGCCATACAGCGTGCTGTTGTTGGAGAGCCCATGTGCGAGCCCCCCTGAGAAGGCTAATAACTGCCCACAGCACATAATCCGCCATCAGGCGGGCTGTCTGCTCCCCGCCCATGCGCACCAAGGGCACATCCTGCGGAAAATCCGGCAAGGAGAGCAGATGATCAACACCTGCTCCTGTGCATATAATGCCTTTCATATGGGCAAGGCATTCCACATGCTCTGGTTCTGGTTTCCAGACCAAGGCATAATCATCAGGCTGCAATTGCCACGCAGGGTCAAACCATGAGCAGACAGGAAGATCAGGCGCAACCGTAGCAAAAGCCTGCCGCCAGCTTTCAAAGACCTCGTGGCCATCTGCGCTGATTACAATACGAGCAGGCATTTGCTATTCCTTTCTTTGTAAAATCCCTAAAGCTTTTACAATGGCTGCCTGCGCAAAGGCATGGTCATGCAATGAATACTGCCGCCACCACGGGAAAACTGATTGAGTTCTGGGTCAAGCACTGTCAGCCCTTCAGCACGCAGCATCTGGTTAATCCGCACAGAATGGCGCGGACTTACCACCCTGTCTTTCCCCAAGGAGAGCACGTTACACCCCATATCCCGCATGGCCTCACGATAGCTTACCGGCAGAATACGGATACCCTGTTCACGGAACCATTCCAGATCAGCTTCATCCAACACATCCACGGCAGCAATCGCAAGGTTTTCCGCAACCATGCAGAAAATGACATCAAGATGAAGAAAATGCTCTGGAAAGTGAATCATGCGGCAGGTCCAGCCAGCTTCTTCAAACCAGCTGATGAATTCGGCCGCTCCTTTTGCATCCGTCCGGCCGCCACTTACACCAACGGCTAGCAAACCAGGGCGAATGATATGGATATCCCCGCCCTCAATACGCCCTGCGGTACATGTGCGCCAGATTTCATCGGGTGCGTAAAAAGAGCGGATTTCTTTTTCCTCTCCCACACGCTCCGGTCGGGAAAGATTTGTAACAACCGTGCCAAATGGCGTGGTTTGTGAACTGTCTCGCGTATAAACTTCGTACGGCATGTTTTCATGCGGCACAAGGAAATGGCAGGACACATCCTCGCTTTTAAGCGTTGAAACCAGTTCATCAAACTGAGTACGTAAGGCGGTGCGATCTATGTTTCCGCCATGCGCCATTGTCTGAATAGCAATATCGTTACTTGGAATCCATTCGTAATAATCAGGCGGACACAAAAGAACGTCTGCCAGCACGCCGGTTTCGCTGTCTATAAACCACCTGTTTGCAGCCATGTCTTGAAATTCCTCAAGGTATCTGTTTCAGGCACAGACTATCCGAGAGATACTGCAATCCGAATACGAACGGACAAGAGTTCACTTTAGTTTTTTCACAAATATATTCAAATCACCCGGAAAACCGCCTTTCTCCCGCTTTCTGCCTCCGACATGTTGATAATTGTCCGCAGTTCGCTCTTCACAGCCCATGTTTTACACGCCATAATCATTCCTTATAAGAAACAATAGAGCCTTGTTAATCAAGCCAAAGGATCCTCCGACAGTTTCCTCCATCTTTATCCTGACGCCCCACCCAGCAGGAGCATTCAAACCATGATAGGAAGCAGCCATAAAAAACCCCGTCCCAGAAAAAGGCCGCGTGGGTTTCAAGGGCATGTTTCGGAAATAGATCTGCGCCTTCTGCGTGTCTTTCATACTGTGGCAGAACAGGGTGGGTTCAGCGCCGCTGAAATAACCCTGGGGAAAAGCAAGTCTTCTATCAGCTTGGACATTTCCGCCTTAGAAACACGTCTGGGGATCACCCTTTGCCTGCGTGGGCGAAGTGGCTTTGCACTGACAGATGAAGGGCGTGAGGTGCTGGAGGCAACACATGCGCTTTTTCTTAATCTTGAACAGTTTCGCCAGCAGGTGAACCAAGCCAGCGGTATGTTAAGCGGCACGTTCAACCTGTATGTGCCCGACAACATACAGACCCACGGTGAAACACCGCTTGTAAAAGCCATTCATACATTCACACAAAACCACCCAAGCGTATTTATGAACCTGCATTCTGCTGCAACCAAGGAAGTGGAAGTGGCGGTTATAAACGGCCAGGCTACGGCTGGCATTGCCCTTTACGCCCAGGGAGAGGCCCCTTTAGGCAGCCGCCCACTGGTGGCAGAATCATCTTTCCTGTTCTGCGGTGCCAGGCACCCTCTCTTTCATATGCCTGAAAAAGAAATCACGCTTGATGTGCTCACCAGCCAGCGCATGATCAGCGTTGCCGATGCCGCAACATCCAAAGCATGGGAAGAAATACGCCCGCATTTCACCTACCATGCCAAGGCGGACAAAGTAGATGCACGCGCTCTTCTTATCCTGTCTGGCAGTTACATTGGATTTTTGCCGGAAATTTTTGCAGCACCTCTTGTTGCGCAAAAATTACTACGCCGGATCACCTTTAATGATCTGCACCTTATAACCTGCTGCCATTTTTTGGCTCGCATGTCCCCCGAAACCAGCCTGATGGTCGAAACATTCCGTAATTTACTGGAAGCGTCATATTAATGCCCCGCTTTTTCCCCCATCAGCCACTCATGCAGTGGTTCCAGCATGTTGTCGCGCTGCTCGGCATCCTTTTTATGGCTTTAGGCCAGCTGGGATCAGCACGAGCCGAAGAACTTCCTTCGTTTATACATGATGGCACACTAACCATCTGCACCAACCCGACCCTTCCCCCCATGACCTTCGTGAAAGGGCAGGATGTCACACATCCGGAAGGGTTTGATATTGACGCTGCTCATTTTCTGGCCACACGCTGGCATGCGCAACTTTCCGTTGTTACCATGGATTTTACAGGATTATTCCCCAGTCTGGGCGCCCAACGCTGTGGCCTGGTTATGAGTGGCATTATCCGCACGCCCCCGCGTGAGAAAAGCTTTGATGCGGTTTCCTATCAGGATACGGCACTGGTGGTGGCAGGACGTGCAAATACTCCTGTTCTAACCAGTATGGATGAGTTGTCTGGCAAGGATGTCGCTGTAGAATCCGGCACAAGCTATGTGACCCGCCTTGGCGTCATAAACGATGCCCTGGTTGCTGCAGGCAAAGCCCCTATGATTATCCAGCAGTATCCAACCGAAGAACAGGTTGTACAGCAGGTTCTTATTGGGCGGGTTTTTGCATTTGTCAGCCAGGATGTTGAAATCTTTTTCCGCATGCGCCAGCTTCAGGGCAAACTACACATCCTTCTGACCCCGGATATTCCGGATTACCGACATTTTGCCATTTACCTGCGCCAGAACAAGCAGGATCAGGAACTGCTCCAAACAGCAATCACTGCGCTGGAAACAGATGGAACACTGGCGACACTACGCAACAAATGGTCCATTACCGATCAGTCCACAAAACAAGGGGCAGATGCGTCTTCCTCTGGCTCGATATTTGATTGGAATGCCTTTTTTTCTGCGCTGACATCCCGCGCCTTTCTCCATGGCGCCCTGATTACATTAACCGTGGCCCTCCTTTCTCACGTCATCGCCATCACTTTGTCCGTGCCGATTGCCATTGCACTCAACAATCCTCAACGGTCTGTTCTCAAAATTGTTCTAGAAGGATATGTCGCTCTTTTTCGTGCCGCCCCAACATTGTTGCAGCTTCTTTTCATCTGGAATGCTGTGCCGCAGTTTTTCCCCATTTTTCGTGAACAATGGTTTACGCCCTTTTTGGCAACAGTTCTGGCCCTTTCCATCAATGAATCTGCTTATCAGGTGGAAATCAACCGTTCCGCACTCAGCGCCGTAGATCCGGGGCAGGAACTTGGCGCCAGCGCACTTGGACTAAGCCGACGTGATATTTATTGGCGCGTTATTTTTCCGCAAGCGTTCCGTATTGCTCTGCCGCCTACCATCAACGAGTTTATCAATCTTCTTAAAATTACATCTCTTGCCTCTGTTATTTCACTGCAAGAACTTCTGGCCGTGACACAAATACAGGTTGCACGGACCTTTGCCTTTACAGAGTATTATGCTGCGGCTCTGGTTTATTACCTGGTCATGGTCTTCTTTTTCCTTTTCCTTCAAAAACGGGTTGAACGACGCTTCACCTGGTCTGACCGAAAAAAGGTTGTGTCTAATGCAGCATGAATCCACAACCACTCCCATGATTTCTGTGCGCAGCATGAGCAAACTGTTTGGAGAGTTTGTAGCGCTTGACCGCTTAGACTTTGATGTAGAAAAAGGCGAAAAAATTGTTATTCTGGGGCCATCTGGATCTGGAAAATCTACCCTTATCCGCACATTAAACCGCATTGAACCCCACGATAGCGGAACGCTTAAAATCAACGGCAAGTTGATTAATGACAAAACAGATCCTATCCAACTCCGCTGTATGGTCGGTATGGTTTTTCAAAACTATAATCTGTTTCCACATTTAAGTGTTTTAGAAAACTGTATTCTGGCCCCCATGCGCGTCCGGCACATGACACGCACGGAGGCCACAGATCTTGCCCGCCGCTATCTGGACCAGGTGGGCATTCCCGATCAGGCAGATAAATACCCTATTCAGCTTTCTGGTGGGCAACAACAACGCGTTGCGATTGCCCGAGCACTATGCATGCAGCCAGAAGTGATGTTGTTTGACGAACCTACCGCGGCACTTGATCCCGAAGCGATTGTAGGTGTGGTAAGCATTATAGATGAACTGGCTGAACAGGGTATTACAACAGTATGCGTAACGCATGAAATGGCGTTTAGCCGCCGTATTGCAGACCATATTATCTTTATGGATCAAGGGAAAATTCTGGAAATTACGCCTCCAGAAACTTTTTTTACAGCACCACAAACGGATCGTGCACAAAACTTTCTAAACCAGATGCTTCGTTACTGAACAGCATCTCAATATCAATCAGAAAAAGTATGCTTGAGTCATTCCTAAACGAAGGCGACCCAATTTCATTGTCAAATAGAAATGAAAAGCCGGTTGTCTTCGCGCCCCAGAAACCGGTTCCAATAGGAATGAAACAGGAATACGGGCATGAAATCATCTTTTTTACATCGGTCCTTCCGTTTTCTGGCCGTTGTTCCAGCATATATCTCACTGCCAACCCTGCCCTGCCTGCTTCTGGCATCAACATCTTCTTTGGCTGCTACAGCAACACCCACCGCTAGCACGCAGCCTGCTTCGGCGCATTCTGTCTCTCCTGGACGAAAGCATGCAGTCGTTACACCACGCCGTAAAAATACTGCCCCACACATGGGTTCTACTGAACAGCTGGAGGTAACGCGCTCCCACACACACCGTTATCTATCCTCCCCTGGCACGGTGAACGTTATGAGTGGCCAGGAACTGCGTGCACTGCGCATTGAAAGCCCAAAGGATATTGCCGCATTTACGCCTGGTGTTACGGCAGTAAACGCCACTTCCGGTTCAACACCCATTTTTTCTATCCGTGGTGTTGGTTTGGATGACTATATCGGCACAAACATGGGGGGAATTGGCATTTATCTGGATGGGCTGCTGGCACCGTATCCGGTATTCTATAATGGCCAAATGCTCGATACAGAAAATGTTGCGGTAGAAAAAGGGCCGCAAGGCTTTGATATGGGGCGTAGCTCTACAGGTGGAACGGTCAATATTCAGTCTGTAAAGCCTTCTGATAAATTCGGAGGTTATGCAGAATGGGGGTATAGTAGCTACAATACAAACCGTGGTCGGTTTGCTGTAAACGTGCCCATCACCAACAAAATTTACAATCGCACAGCCTTTAACTACGTAAAGGGTGATGGCTGGCAAAAAGATGTTGGAACCGGTGCACGCTATGGATCGCAGGATCTGCTATCTATCCGCAACCTGACCAAGTTTGTGATAGATGACACTTCCTCCGTATTGCTGAATCTGCATTATACACGAGACAAAGGTACCCCGATGTCTCCGCAAGATCTGGATCCCGTAGATGGTGTAGGGCCACATCCACACGCCAATGCTGTCAATGTCGGAAAAGATCCTGCTAAACGTAATGAAAATGGAGGCGGTGTTTCTGTTGCCTATACCAAAGCCTTCAACTTTGGCACATTCACCTCCACCACCGGCATAGATTTCTACCGCCGTGATGATTACGACAACTACGATGGCACATCCAACGAGTATGGTGATTATCGTTGGAATGATACATCCATCGCGCAATCACACGACATGCACCTGCGTATGAATCTTGCAAAAATTCTCCATCTAACGGTAGGCGTTTATGAGTCCTATGATAAAATTGATGGCAGTTACACAAGCTTCCGCAACTCCTTATCTGCCACACCACCATATTGGCTGAGAGACCAGTTTTCTCAGCAAAACCTGTCCACAGGCCTGTACGTCAACACAGTTACCAATATCACCAAAAAGCTGGATTTCATTGCATCCGGTCGCCTTTCCTACGATGAACGCGGCTTTAATGGTGGCACACACAACGTTCAGACAGGTGAGCAAAGAACCTTTCTGGACACTACCCACGCGTATCATCGTTTTACCGGGCGTGTTGGCCTGCGCTACCAGATTGTACCTGGCACCTATGCTTATGGCACCATTTCCAATGGTTATAAGCCAGGCACATATTTTGCAGGCCCCGTGGCTGCCACATCTGCTTTGGATTACGTAAAACCTGAAAACCTGATTGCGTATGAAGTTGGTATCAAATCCTCCCTTCTGCATAACAAGCTTGTGGTGGAAGGCTCTTTATTTGACTACGAATATCATAATCGGCAGACACTTTTTTTCGCGCCCATGCCAGATGGATCAAACTCCCTTACACTGGGCACAATTTCCCGGGCACGCACTCGTGGGGGAGAACTCTCCAGCACGCTGCATAATCTCGTCCCCAATCTAGATCTGCGCGGATCATTTGCCTATCTGGATGCTCAGGCCAAAAGCCCTGTAGGTTCCATTAATGGGCTACCGCTAGATCCTCCCGTTACGCATAATTCGCCTTTGCCATTCGCGCCGCGTTTTTCATGGAGCGCCGTTGCCCGTTATGGCATCGACATGGGCCTGTACCGTACAACATTACAAGCCAGCTACACATGGAAAGACAACATGTGGGTTGCTCTGGGGGACCCCAACGCCAAATCCAGCAAGATCAGCTCCCTTGGCCTTCGTATGGAGTTTGGCCCCAAAACCGGCAAGTGGACTGCTGCCGTATATGTTGACAATCTGCAGAATAAGCATGGCACAACCTATTCCTTCACCGGCAGCGATAATAACCGCGCCCAGTATATTCAGACACCACGCTGGGTTGGCTGTGACCTACACTACAACTTCTGAATACTACACAAGAAACCGGGAAAGAGCTTATGAAACTTGAACTTTTCCGCACATTGTGGGGGGATAACCGCCGATGGGATATCCCTCTGGCAGAAGCACGCAAAGCCGGTTTTGTAGGGTTGGAGGCTCGCATTCCTCCAACTCATGAAGAGGCTCAGGAATGTGCAGCCATTTTACAGGGAGAAGGCGCTCCCTTCATTGCCATTGCCATGACAGGTGGAGGCGTTATTCC contains:
- a CDS encoding c-type cytochrome; the encoded protein is MRSTFFHIPFFLLLIFTSTTAWADSSGNVVDKTQSLSDGADIYKHICQSCHMSDGKGAKGAGARFPALAKNPKLQSAEYAASVVLNGMGAMPWFAVTLDDQQIANVVNYIRAHFDNHYTNAIKPDTITMMRPHLTEEYE
- a CDS encoding flavin monoamine oxidase family protein, with translation MSQPHHSFPFTRRQLLTRIGALAGSVALYQAMTTMGHAAGTDFTHPPSLTGAKKGTRILVLGAGLAGMLSAYELRKAGYDIQILEFQNRSGGRNISLRAGDTVTELGGASQKVRFSNGNYFNPGPWRIPYHHQGLLYYCRKFGIELEPFIEVNHNTWLHSGDTFGGKSVRYREFSADFYGFTAELLAKAINQHKLDDIVSEDEHHYLIEAMKSWGALTPDLSYTKGTVSSWRRGFERAQGGGLNGAPIPSEVLARKDIMKSGLWDWMAFNQRIDMQTTLFQPVGGMDQIGKGFARQVKDLITLNCKVTKISQNEQGVTVTYNDMARGGAVRQMQADYCICTIPLSILSQLDVQVEDAMKAAILAVPYASSVKIGLEFNRRFWEEDEQIYGGISFTDQPISQISYPSHGYFRKGPAVLLGGYLFGTPAYDYVGMPPQERLERALEQGSIIHPQYHKEFSNGVSFAWSRTPWVMGCCSMWTEEARRTHYKTLCSIDKRIVLAGEHASYVGCWQEGAILSALDAITRLHQRIVGAA
- a CDS encoding M20 family metallo-hydrolase, producing the protein MSQYADLTVNGQALWHDLTTTATFGGTAKGGICRLALSDEDFQVRAWFEQTCKALGCTVTHDSMGNQFARRAGLQNDLPPIMMGSHLDTQVTGGRFDGILGVLGGIAVLRALHDAGIHTRHPIEVVNWTNEEGARFRPPMLASGVFGGAFTEEFASSRTDATGITLRQELERGGFVGEEHCGQHPAAAYFELHIEQGPVLEAKECTIGVVTGVQGMRWYEVVVRGRSAHAGTTPMLMRKDALLAAARMIDQVNAVAQAYAPDGLSTIGIITAFPASSNVVPREVRFTVDLRNPSEGALQGMEEDFLRRMQECAQAADVEVSITPTWNSSAVHFDKRCVACVRESGKELNYSMQDIVSGAGHDAVYVSRVVPTAMIFVPCWQGISHNEAESATQEDATAGSNVMLHAVLKADQEF
- a CDS encoding 2-hydroxyacid dehydrogenase, giving the protein MPARIVISADGHEVFESWRQAFATVAPDLPVCSWFDPAWQLQPDDYALVWKPEPEHVECLAHMKGIICTGAGVDHLLSLPDFPQDVPLVRMGGEQTARLMADYVLWAVISLLRGARTWALQQQHAVWRNNVCSRTSDTTRVGIMGLGHLGAFVAQDLARFGFCVSGWKRLPSDVEGVTVWSGRENLPGFLAEVDVLVNLLPATPATEGLIDSDFFQHLPKGAGFVNVGRGKHVVQKDLLKALDDGTLCGAVLDVVTPEPLPAESALWQHPRVILTPHVASEASREMQARYAVNVVACLERGERPALLCDVARGY
- a CDS encoding dimethylarginine dimethylaminohydrolase family protein — its product is MAANRWFIDSETGVLADVLLCPPDYYEWIPSNDIAIQTMAHGGNIDRTALRTQFDELVSTLKSEDVSCHFLVPHENMPYEVYTRDSSQTTPFGTVVTNLSRPERVGEEKEIRSFYAPDEIWRTCTAGRIEGGDIHIIRPGLLAVGVSGGRTDAKGAAEFISWFEEAGWTCRMIHFPEHFLHLDVIFCMVAENLAIAAVDVLDEADLEWFREQGIRILPVSYREAMRDMGCNVLSLGKDRVVSPRHSVRINQMLRAEGLTVLDPELNQFSRGGGSIHCMTMPLRRQPL
- a CDS encoding LysR family transcriptional regulator; translation: MIGSSHKKPRPRKRPRGFQGHVSEIDLRLLRVFHTVAEQGGFSAAEITLGKSKSSISLDISALETRLGITLCLRGRSGFALTDEGREVLEATHALFLNLEQFRQQVNQASGMLSGTFNLYVPDNIQTHGETPLVKAIHTFTQNHPSVFMNLHSAATKEVEVAVINGQATAGIALYAQGEAPLGSRPLVAESSFLFCGARHPLFHMPEKEITLDVLTSQRMISVADAATSKAWEEIRPHFTYHAKADKVDARALLILSGSYIGFLPEIFAAPLVAQKLLRRITFNDLHLITCCHFLARMSPETSLMVETFRNLLEASY
- a CDS encoding ABC transporter substrate-binding protein/permease, whose amino-acid sequence is MPRFFPHQPLMQWFQHVVALLGILFMALGQLGSARAEELPSFIHDGTLTICTNPTLPPMTFVKGQDVTHPEGFDIDAAHFLATRWHAQLSVVTMDFTGLFPSLGAQRCGLVMSGIIRTPPREKSFDAVSYQDTALVVAGRANTPVLTSMDELSGKDVAVESGTSYVTRLGVINDALVAAGKAPMIIQQYPTEEQVVQQVLIGRVFAFVSQDVEIFFRMRQLQGKLHILLTPDIPDYRHFAIYLRQNKQDQELLQTAITALETDGTLATLRNKWSITDQSTKQGADASSSGSIFDWNAFFSALTSRAFLHGALITLTVALLSHVIAITLSVPIAIALNNPQRSVLKIVLEGYVALFRAAPTLLQLLFIWNAVPQFFPIFREQWFTPFLATVLALSINESAYQVEINRSALSAVDPGQELGASALGLSRRDIYWRVIFPQAFRIALPPTINEFINLLKITSLASVISLQELLAVTQIQVARTFAFTEYYAAALVYYLVMVFFFLFLQKRVERRFTWSDRKKVVSNAA
- a CDS encoding amino acid ABC transporter ATP-binding protein — its product is MQHESTTTPMISVRSMSKLFGEFVALDRLDFDVEKGEKIVILGPSGSGKSTLIRTLNRIEPHDSGTLKINGKLINDKTDPIQLRCMVGMVFQNYNLFPHLSVLENCILAPMRVRHMTRTEATDLARRYLDQVGIPDQADKYPIQLSGGQQQRVAIARALCMQPEVMLFDEPTAALDPEAIVGVVSIIDELAEQGITTVCVTHEMAFSRRIADHIIFMDQGKILEITPPETFFTAPQTDRAQNFLNQMLRY